From a single Pieris napi chromosome 7, ilPieNapi1.2, whole genome shotgun sequence genomic region:
- the LOC125051131 gene encoding uncharacterized protein LOC125051131 isoform X2, which yields MSVLWLVLTLLPILGGAQRFNCRGRILGAYYADAKSGCKAFHVCVRVAGGGVRDFRFFCPPGTLFHQEAQTCTDWGDDDPLACPADIYDGFDTKKLSSPGNREEESEFGLQRAETGDRRLSQNNAASNNGVSDLRTAHSSDFFSGQREQGRDESVTLQAQPSSIPPGRQSFRRIPTSRPSYPTTLFTTASPSPSPQPSSPQYDGPKRKLYRKRPVNISTAAPPTTAQNYYSSQQTNSPQDYFIQKNPPQNKQPTTTTLNIPPEYKDEYVEVSRVTPKQSKYFPYSQPTTSTQAPANKKEGLVQLYNYNDKNSNSFQDNRSIKLRNSFNVLSEAKPTDFTKIKPYNQNYNRGTPGYSTNYPTTTVDYNSARGVITSTPSYRNFNSVSYEPEKDNFVSFPGGKQNYFNNPTAAPSTTTTRSDSYSNLNTVAYNTNNALNTQSFNYADSHEDDGQYRLPHGEDDGQYRPELYERETELLSGAHSLNIAASGNRLPEDRKQEKIRSQKNFGKVSTPRPFRLASTTTAQQQPTELSTSTPRHYSEQTTLRSFDYYQPYTTTSRPYDASSAPAYSSPQVNNVPKITTTIAPHKQELYSQGYENIPSSSPRPRPHNNRPNKEESSYDYAYYDSDPGFSEYDQIEEFGRTNARV from the exons ATGTCGGTCTTGTGGCTCGTGTTAACATTGCTCCCGATCCTCG GGGGCGCTCAAAGGTTCAACTGCCGAGGACGCATCTTGGGAGCATACTATGCGGATGCGAAATCCGGCTGTAAGGCATTCCACGTGTGTGTAAGAGTTGCCGGTGGCGGCGTTCGAGACTTCAGGTTCTTCTGCCCCCCTGGTACCCTGTTCCATCAGGAGGCCCAAACATGCACTGATTGGGGTGACGATGACCCTCTGGCCTGTCCCGCAGACATCTACGACG GTTTTGACACGAAAAAATTGTCGTCTCCTGGAAATCGAGAAGAAGAATCTGAATTCGGCCTTCAAAGGGCGGAAACTGGTGATCGTCGGCTCTCGCAAAATAATGCAGCATCTAATAACGGTGTATCTGATTTGCGAACAGCCCATTCATCTGATTTCTTCAGTGGACAGCGAGAACAAGGGCGAGATGAATCTGTTACCCTACAAGCGCAACCTTCTTCCATTCCTCCAGGTCGTCAATCTTTTAGAAGAATACCCACATCACGACCTTCATACCCAACTACACTATTCACGACAGCGTCACCTTCACCTTCACCACAACCTTCCAGTCCACAGTACGATGGTCCAAAAAGAAAACTATACCGAAAACGACCGGTTAACATTTCAACCGCAGCACCGCCTACAACAGCACAAAACTATTATTCTTCTCAACAAACAAACTCGCCACAAGATTACTTCATTCAAAAAAATCCGCCGCAGAACAAACAGCCGACTACCACAACTTTGAATATTCCACCCGAATATAAAGATGAATACGTGGAAGTGAGCCGTGTGACCCCAAAACAGAGCAAATACTTTCCATACAGTCAACCCACGACATCAACTCAAGCCCCTGCCAACAAGAAAGAAGGATTAGTTCAACTTTACAATTACAATGATAAGAATTCGAATAGTTTCCAAGATAATCGCTCTATCAAGCTTCGAAACAGTTTCAATGTACTTTCAGAAGCCAAGCCTACGGActttacgaaaataaaaccttaTAATCAAAACTACAACAGAGGCACACCTGGATATTCAACTAATTATCCTACAACGACCGTTGACTACAACTCAGCCAGAGGAGTCATAACTAGTACTCCAAGCTACAGGAACTTTAACAGTGTTTCTTACGAACCTGAGAAAGATAACTTTGTATCCTTCCCTGGTGGCAAACAGAACTACTTTAATAACCCCACTGCCGCCCCCTCTACTACGACCACCCGTTCTGATTCCTATTCCAATCTGAACACAGTTGCGTATAATACAAACAATGCTTTAAATACACAGTCATTCAATTACGCAGACAGCCATGAAGACGATGGCCAGTACCGGCTTCCTCATGGTGAAGATGACGGGCAATACAGACCCGAACTGTACGAGAGAGAAACAGAACTACTATCAGGAGCACATTCGCTTAACATTGCGGCAAGCGGTAACAGGCTTCCAGAAGATCgaaaacaagaaaaaatacGATCTCAAAAGAACTTTGGGAAAGTATCTACTCCAAGACCATTTAGACTAGCATCAACAACAACCGCTCAACAACAACCTACAGAACTATCCACGAGTACCCCTCGACATTATTCCGAACAAACGACGCTCCGTTCTTTTGATTACTATCAGCCTTATACCACAACATCTAGACCATACGATGCATCATCGGCGCCAGCCTACAGTTCACCACAAGTCAATAATGTTCCAAAGATTACGACCACTATAGCTCCCCATAAGCAAGAGCTCTATTCGCAAGGCTATGAAAATATTCCCTCTTCATCTCCTAGGCCACGACCACACAATAACCGTCCCAACAAAGAAGAATCCAGCTACGACTACGCATATTACGACTCTGACCCCGGCTTCTCTGAATATGATCAAATAGAGGAATTCGGAAGAACTAACGCTAGAGTATAA
- the LOC125050984 gene encoding elongation of very long chain fatty acids protein — MDIINRIVDGYHDLMDNKSDQRVKDWFLMSSPFPTLCICLTYVFVVKVIGPQFMKNRKPFDLTRVLIWYNLFQVIFSAWLFYESVLSGWFWSHSFRCQPVDYSRTPHAMRTVAGCWWYYFSKFTEFFDTFFFILRKKFDHVSKLHVIHHGIMPMSVWFGVKFTPGGHSTFFGMLNTFVHIVMYSYYLLAALGPKVQKYLWWKKYITVIQMIQFVLVFLHAFQLLFIDCDYPRAFVWWIGMHAVLFYYLFSDFYKQAYLKKAKRAKAAENLIAEDKSDSKDRVLPLLNGFSNGSTLGDVRQRVAGAVASQ, encoded by the exons ATGGACATAATAAACCGAATAGTCGACGGTTATCATGACCTCATGGACAACAAAAGTGACCAGAGAGTGAAAGATTGGTTCCTAATGTCTTCACCTTTCCCCACATTATGCATCTGTCTCACATATGTTTTCGTAGTAAAG gtAATAGGTCcacaatttatgaaaaaccGGAAGCCCTTCGACCTAACACGCGTGTTGATTTGGTACAACCTATTTCAAGTAATCTTCAGCGCATGGCTGTTTTACGAA AGTGTGCTCAGTGGATGGTTCTGGTCTCATAGTTTTAGATGCCAACCCGTAGACTACTCTAGAACTCCACATGCTATGAGA acaGTAGCTGGTTGTTGGTGGTATTACTTCTCGAAGTTTACAGAATTCTTCGACACG ttcTTCTTCATATTACGGAAGAAGTTTGATCATGTATCGAAGTTGCACGTCATTCATCACGGCATCATGCCTATGTCTGTCTGGTTTGGAGTCAAGTTCACACCTG gCGGTCACTCGACGTTCTTCGGAATGCTGAACACGTTCGTACATATCGTTATGTACTCGTACTACCTCCTGGCAGCCCTAGGTCCTAAGGTTCAGAAGTACCTCTGGTGGAAAAAGTACATCACAGTAATACAAATG ATTCAGTTCGTGCTGGTGTTCTTACATGCCTTCCAACTTCTCTTTATCGACTGCGACTACCCCCGAGCCTTCGTCTGGTGGATCGGAATGCACGCTGTCCTCTTCTACTATCTATTCTCTGATTTCTATAAACAGGCTTATCTTAAGAAAGCCAAG AGGGCGAAAGCTGCAGAAAACTTAATAGCGGAAGATAAGTCAGACTCAAAAGACAGAGTTTTGCCTCTTCTCAATGGCTTCAGCAATGGATCCACGCTGGGTGATGTTCGGCAAAGAGTGGCAGGCGCTGTTGCATCACAATAG
- the LOC125051131 gene encoding uncharacterized protein LOC125051131 isoform X1, with protein sequence MSVLWLVLTLLPILGGAQRFNCRGRILGAYYADAKSGCKAFHVCVRVAGGGVRDFRFFCPPGTLFHQEAQTCTDWGDDDPLACPADIYDGQFDLYKIGSGFDTKKLSSPGNREEESEFGLQRAETGDRRLSQNNAASNNGVSDLRTAHSSDFFSGQREQGRDESVTLQAQPSSIPPGRQSFRRIPTSRPSYPTTLFTTASPSPSPQPSSPQYDGPKRKLYRKRPVNISTAAPPTTAQNYYSSQQTNSPQDYFIQKNPPQNKQPTTTTLNIPPEYKDEYVEVSRVTPKQSKYFPYSQPTTSTQAPANKKEGLVQLYNYNDKNSNSFQDNRSIKLRNSFNVLSEAKPTDFTKIKPYNQNYNRGTPGYSTNYPTTTVDYNSARGVITSTPSYRNFNSVSYEPEKDNFVSFPGGKQNYFNNPTAAPSTTTTRSDSYSNLNTVAYNTNNALNTQSFNYADSHEDDGQYRLPHGEDDGQYRPELYERETELLSGAHSLNIAASGNRLPEDRKQEKIRSQKNFGKVSTPRPFRLASTTTAQQQPTELSTSTPRHYSEQTTLRSFDYYQPYTTTSRPYDASSAPAYSSPQVNNVPKITTTIAPHKQELYSQGYENIPSSSPRPRPHNNRPNKEESSYDYAYYDSDPGFSEYDQIEEFGRTNARV encoded by the exons ATGTCGGTCTTGTGGCTCGTGTTAACATTGCTCCCGATCCTCG GGGGCGCTCAAAGGTTCAACTGCCGAGGACGCATCTTGGGAGCATACTATGCGGATGCGAAATCCGGCTGTAAGGCATTCCACGTGTGTGTAAGAGTTGCCGGTGGCGGCGTTCGAGACTTCAGGTTCTTCTGCCCCCCTGGTACCCTGTTCCATCAGGAGGCCCAAACATGCACTGATTGGGGTGACGATGACCCTCTGGCCTGTCCCGCAGACATCTACGACGGTCAGTTTGATCTCTACAAAATCGGATCCG GTTTTGACACGAAAAAATTGTCGTCTCCTGGAAATCGAGAAGAAGAATCTGAATTCGGCCTTCAAAGGGCGGAAACTGGTGATCGTCGGCTCTCGCAAAATAATGCAGCATCTAATAACGGTGTATCTGATTTGCGAACAGCCCATTCATCTGATTTCTTCAGTGGACAGCGAGAACAAGGGCGAGATGAATCTGTTACCCTACAAGCGCAACCTTCTTCCATTCCTCCAGGTCGTCAATCTTTTAGAAGAATACCCACATCACGACCTTCATACCCAACTACACTATTCACGACAGCGTCACCTTCACCTTCACCACAACCTTCCAGTCCACAGTACGATGGTCCAAAAAGAAAACTATACCGAAAACGACCGGTTAACATTTCAACCGCAGCACCGCCTACAACAGCACAAAACTATTATTCTTCTCAACAAACAAACTCGCCACAAGATTACTTCATTCAAAAAAATCCGCCGCAGAACAAACAGCCGACTACCACAACTTTGAATATTCCACCCGAATATAAAGATGAATACGTGGAAGTGAGCCGTGTGACCCCAAAACAGAGCAAATACTTTCCATACAGTCAACCCACGACATCAACTCAAGCCCCTGCCAACAAGAAAGAAGGATTAGTTCAACTTTACAATTACAATGATAAGAATTCGAATAGTTTCCAAGATAATCGCTCTATCAAGCTTCGAAACAGTTTCAATGTACTTTCAGAAGCCAAGCCTACGGActttacgaaaataaaaccttaTAATCAAAACTACAACAGAGGCACACCTGGATATTCAACTAATTATCCTACAACGACCGTTGACTACAACTCAGCCAGAGGAGTCATAACTAGTACTCCAAGCTACAGGAACTTTAACAGTGTTTCTTACGAACCTGAGAAAGATAACTTTGTATCCTTCCCTGGTGGCAAACAGAACTACTTTAATAACCCCACTGCCGCCCCCTCTACTACGACCACCCGTTCTGATTCCTATTCCAATCTGAACACAGTTGCGTATAATACAAACAATGCTTTAAATACACAGTCATTCAATTACGCAGACAGCCATGAAGACGATGGCCAGTACCGGCTTCCTCATGGTGAAGATGACGGGCAATACAGACCCGAACTGTACGAGAGAGAAACAGAACTACTATCAGGAGCACATTCGCTTAACATTGCGGCAAGCGGTAACAGGCTTCCAGAAGATCgaaaacaagaaaaaatacGATCTCAAAAGAACTTTGGGAAAGTATCTACTCCAAGACCATTTAGACTAGCATCAACAACAACCGCTCAACAACAACCTACAGAACTATCCACGAGTACCCCTCGACATTATTCCGAACAAACGACGCTCCGTTCTTTTGATTACTATCAGCCTTATACCACAACATCTAGACCATACGATGCATCATCGGCGCCAGCCTACAGTTCACCACAAGTCAATAATGTTCCAAAGATTACGACCACTATAGCTCCCCATAAGCAAGAGCTCTATTCGCAAGGCTATGAAAATATTCCCTCTTCATCTCCTAGGCCACGACCACACAATAACCGTCCCAACAAAGAAGAATCCAGCTACGACTACGCATATTACGACTCTGACCCCGGCTTCTCTGAATATGATCAAATAGAGGAATTCGGAAGAACTAACGCTAGAGTATAA